The Mesorhizobium sp. B1-1-8 genome contains a region encoding:
- a CDS encoding M24 family metallopeptidase — protein sequence MALHFERSEFDARRDRLLIEMAEKKLDAVLLFAQESMYWLTGYDTFGFCFFQCLVVKADGSMVLLTRSADLRQARHTSTIDNIVLWTDRQGANPAIDLRNLLNDLDLLGARIGVEYDTHGLTAYNGRRLDEQLQTFGQIADASGIVGRLRLFKSPAEIAKAEKAANLADDALDAALPLIKQGGDEGLILAAMQGAVFAGGGDYPANEYIIGSGADALLCRYKAGRRKLTKNDQLTLEWAGVFHHYHAPMMRTVLTGKVSKRHQELFDASRAALLAVEKAMTPGNTFGDVFDAHARTLEAHNLTKHRLNACGYSVGARFTPSWMDMPMFYQGNPEPIAPNMTLFAHMIIMDSETETAMTLGRTYLTTESQPKPLSRHDLDLIVQ from the coding sequence ATGGCGTTGCATTTCGAACGTTCGGAATTCGACGCACGGCGCGACCGGCTGCTGATCGAAATGGCCGAGAAGAAGCTCGACGCCGTGCTTTTGTTTGCGCAGGAGAGCATGTACTGGCTGACGGGATACGACACGTTCGGCTTCTGCTTCTTCCAGTGCCTGGTGGTGAAGGCCGACGGCTCGATGGTGCTGCTCACCCGCTCCGCTGATCTCAGACAAGCACGCCACACCTCGACCATCGACAACATCGTGCTGTGGACCGACCGCCAGGGCGCCAATCCGGCGATCGACCTGCGCAATCTGCTCAACGACCTTGACCTGCTCGGCGCCCGCATCGGCGTCGAATACGATACCCACGGCCTGACCGCCTACAACGGCCGCCGTCTCGACGAGCAGTTGCAGACTTTCGGCCAGATCGCCGATGCGTCGGGGATCGTCGGGCGGCTGCGCCTGTTCAAGAGTCCGGCCGAGATCGCCAAGGCGGAAAAGGCCGCAAATCTCGCCGACGACGCGCTCGATGCGGCGCTGCCGCTGATCAAGCAGGGCGGCGACGAAGGGCTGATCCTGGCGGCCATGCAAGGCGCGGTCTTTGCCGGCGGCGGCGATTATCCCGCAAATGAATACATCATCGGTTCCGGCGCCGATGCCTTGCTCTGCCGCTACAAGGCGGGACGCCGCAAGCTCACCAAGAACGACCAGCTGACGCTCGAATGGGCCGGCGTCTTCCATCATTATCATGCGCCGATGATGCGCACCGTTTTGACCGGCAAGGTGTCGAAACGTCACCAGGAACTGTTCGATGCCTCCCGCGCCGCCCTGCTTGCGGTCGAGAAGGCGATGACGCCCGGCAACACTTTCGGCGACGTCTTCGATGCGCATGCCCGCACGCTCGAAGCGCACAATCTCACCAAGCACCGGCTGAACGCCTGCGGCTATTCGGTCGGCGCCCGCTTCACACCGTCCTGGATGGATATGCCGATGTTCTACCAGGGCAATCCGGAGCCGATCGCGCCCAACATGACGCTGTTCGCACATATGATCATCATGGATTCCGAAACCGAGACGGCGATGACGCTTGGCCGCACTTACCTCACCACGGAATCGCAGCCCAAGCCGCTGTCGCGCCATGATCTCGACTTGATCGTACAGTGA